The window TAGTAATTAACATTGTTAAAGGAAAAGCTTTAACAAACATGCGTGCTTCTGGTACTGATGATAATACTCGTATTGCACCAGCAATTAAATTCTCGTTAGAAGAATCTATGGAGTACATCCAGGCTGATGAGTACATTGAGGTTACACCGCAAAGCATGCGTTTACGTAAAATCTTCTTAACAGAGCAACTACGTAAAGCAAACGGAAGTAAAAACTAATAACTTCTAAATCTCCAAAAAGGGATTTAAATACATACAGCCCATTTCTTAATTGAGATGGGCTTTTTTGTTTTAAGCCTTAATATTTGGCAGGGTTAAAAAATTAACAATTAAATGGCGGTTAATTTTCGTTTCGGCCCTAAATTTGTAAATTTATATCCTAATCTTTATCATGCTTAATAAAGGATTATCCTACTTGGGTATATTTTTCCTTAATATGCTCTCCCTTTTGCCATTGTTTGTTTTATACAGGTTGGCCGACTTCTTTTATGTATTGATATTTTATGTTTTCGGTTATCGCCGCAAAGTGGTTAAAGAAAATTTAATCAATGCTTTCCCCGAAAAAAGTATTGCTGAAATTAAAGGTATAGAGAAAAAGTTCTACAAATTTTTAGCCTCGCTTTTTATTGAAGTAATTAAAATGAAAAGTATTTCTAAAAAGGAACTGAATAAGAGAGTTGTTTTTAAAAATGCTGATCTGGTGGAGGCCTATCTTAAAAACAACGAAAGTGTAATTTTCTGCTCATCGCATTACGGCAATTACGAGTGGGTTTGTATGGCCATTGGCCTAAACTTTTCGGGCGAGCATTATCCCATTTATAAACCATTGAGCAGTGAAGCTTTTGATAACTGGTTTATTAAAATGCGGAGCCGGTTTGGTAATCACATGGTTTCGATGCGCCAAACGTTAAGATCCATTCAGGCAACCAAAAATGAAGCCACCATGTTTACTTTCGGTAGCGACCAGGCACCTACAAGAGAGGATTCGAGTTATTGGACTACGTTTTTAAACCAGGAAAGCGCCATTCAATTGGGAGTTGAAAAGATTGCAAAAAAAACAAATAGGCCAGTTTTTTACCTCAAAATTAATTACCTGAAAAGAGGTTATTATGAAGTAGATTGTGTGCCAATATGTTTAAACCCTGCAACAACTGTTGAGTTTGAAATTACAGAACTTCATACCCGCTTCTTGGAAGATATGATAAGGGACACCCCGCCTTATTGGTTGTGGAGTCACCGCAGGTGGAAATATAAAAGGGAAGACAGTGGACCAAGAGCGGAAGTGAAAGGTCGGAATTTAGAAGTTTAAACCATCTAAATGTTGGCTTAACATCTAATTGTATTTATGGGTGTAATGTTTGCAAGCAATGAAAACCATCAAAAAAATACTCTTAATTTTCATTTACGCCTTTTTCTTATCCCTATTTGGGTTATTTGTTTGGCGCCCCTATCTGCTTAAAGTAATAAAATACCGTACCCCAGGTGCCGAAACTTATAAAATTTTTCCGCAGGAGCTTGTACATAAAAGCGATTCGGCTTTTCATTTTATCCGGCCCACAACTCAGCGGAACGACCTGGATACGCTCCATGTTTTAGATGGAAAAAACCAATCGGTTACCTTAAAAGAATACCTGAAAAATGGATCGATCAATGCTTTTTTGGTAATTCGAAATGATAGTGTTTTGTACGAAAGATACGATAAAGGTTATAGCGATAGCACACTAACCACCATTTTTTCGGGCGCAAAAAGCATGATTTCTATTATGATTGGCCAGGCCTTAAATGAAGGAAAAATTAGGCACTTAAACGATAAGGTAACAGATTACATACCGGAGTTAAAAACTAACCGAGCCTTTAAACAAATTACACTGAAAAATCTTATAGATATGAAATCCGGGCTGGATTTTCAGGATGCTGTGGGTGGTGTTTTAAAGGCTTTCTTTTCTGACGAAGCTAAATATTATTATACCGATGATGTACAGGCTGAGCTGATGAAGGTGAAGCTGGTGAATAAACCCGGTACGGTTTGGAAATACAAAAGCATCGACCCGATTTTATTGGGCTGGGTATTAAAGAAAGCAACTGGTCAATCGGTTGCCGAATATTTCGAATCTCATGTTTGGAAGAAGATAGGGGCTGAATATAACGCAACCTGGGGTTTGGATCGGGTAAATGGAATAACCAATACGGCCAGCCGTTTTCAGGTTACCGCCATCGATTGGGCTAAAATAGGCCGTTTGTATTTAAATAAGGGTAAGTATAACAGCCAGCAGTTGGTACCGGAAGATTGGGTAAACCAATCGGTAAATATTGGTACCGAAAAACCTGCTTCAGCAAAAGGCTGGCAGCAATCTGCCCATCATTACCTTTGGTGGATTCCGCAGGCTGGCGAAAACGGAGACTATGCCGCAGAAGGTATGCTTGGCCAGCGCTTGTATATCGATCCTAAAACGAACACTATAATTGTGCAGTTTGCCGATCATGGCGCAGGTAATTACCCTTATCGAAAAATAAGCCGGTATTTAAGTGGCTTGCCATTTAGCTACCCGAAGCTTTAACCGCCAAGCACGCAAAGAAAATAGGCGCAAAGTGCGCAATTTAGTTTTGCATTGCGTAAAACTTAGCGTTCTTTGCGGTTAAATTTTTAAACTGTACATTGCCCTTGCATGGAAAACAACGACGTAAAAATTTCGAAAAAGAAACCGATTTTTCCGGTTAGCCCTGCTTTGCAGAAATATTTGCGTACTTACCAACGCGAGGCTAAACTACCTATTTCCTATCAGGATTTGATGCAGTTTAATGAGGCTTTTCCGTTAATGGATAAGTTTGGCAAGGATTCGCTTTGGGAAGGACCTATTTATGCCCAGGATTTAATTGAGCATCTGCATAATGGGTTGAAAGAAGTTTATGCCAACTTAAAAGCATCAGGCAATCTCCGTATTGTGCAGCATAAATATATCGATAAAATTGAATACTGTACCTTTGGCAATACGCATCCCTTTCGCATCAGGATTGTTAACCGGTTAAATGATGTTTACGATTATTTCTACATCAAAAAAGCTGATGCTTCGCGTATTTATGGACTGGAGATGGAAGAAATACTGTCGCCAAATCAAGTTAATTATCTGGTAGATGGTGATACGCTGGTAGAAGAGCATATTGCAGGTATCCCCGGTGATGTATTTACCAAAGGACAGTTGTATGCACCCGAATTTAACCCAACACGTATAGCAAAAGAGTTTGTAAAGTTTAACGAGCGTTGTTTAATTATGCTTTTGGGCGATATGAGGGCCTATAACTTTGTGGTTCAGATTACTCCCGATTTTGACGATATTCAATTCCGCATCAGGGCAATTGATTTTGATCAGCAGTTTTATGAAGGGAACCTTAAAGTTTATCTGCCACAGTTTTTTAAAGAAAATTTGCCCTATGTAAAAATGAGCATGGAGCAACTTACTGATAAAACGGTGCTACAGTATCAGCAGGAAGAAAGATCGTCGATTGTACATCGGGTTAGGAGCGAGCGGCACCGTTTAACCGATTTGCGGGATGTATCTAACAAAGAGGAACTAACTACACCTGAAAATATTGCTATGCTGAAACAGGGAATGAGCGATTATTTTAAAGATACCAACTACTTGAAGTGCAATACCATGACCGATATTATTGAACTGAACATTAAAAATATTATCAGGCAGGTTAAACTTTAAAAAAGAAACGGCTGGTAAAATTACCAACCGCTTTTGAGTGAATCTAGAAAGAGCGTCCAAAGTTTTTAGGCGTGCTGGCCTTCGTGAACACCCTCTGCAAATTCCTCTACAATTTTATCGTTAAATGCAGGTAAGTCTTCTGGCGTGCGGCTCGTAACCAAACCCTGGTCTACCACAACTTCCTCGTCAGACCATAAGGCACCTGCATTGATTAGATCTTGCGAAATATTTTTAACTGAAGTCATTTTGCGCCCCTGAACCACATCTGCATTAATCAGCGTTTGTGGCCCATGACAAATAGCGGCAACAGGTTTTCCACCGACAAAAAATGACTTTACAAAAGCGAGGGCATCGGCATTAACACGCAACTGATCAGGATTAATTACCCCGCCCGGTAAAAGTAAACCGTTATAATCATCCGCATTTGCTTCCGAAATAGTTTTATCTACATCAATTTCTATTGACCAATGATCGTGATTCCAGGCTTTTATTTTACCGCTTTTTGAGGAGATGATGTGAACGGTTGCGCCTTCTTCTTTTAACCTTTTTACTGGTTCTGTAAGTTCTACTTCTTCAAATCCCCTTTCTGAAAGAACAGCAATAATGCGGTTACTTAATCGTCCCATAATCTTTTCTGTTTTTAATAGGTATGTATTAAAGACAGTTGGGAAAAGTTATTGTTTTCAGAAATTTGAGATTGCGATTATTATAGTTGATTTAAATGAGTGCTTGTCATGTTGAGCCTGTCGAAACGTTTCGATACCCATTTTAGATGAAATCTTTCGATAAATCCAGTAAAATTTAGAGATGCTGAAACAAGTTCAGCATGACGATGTTGTAGTGAAATAGCTAATCATTAGTCCTTCGGTGCTTAACAAAGTACCAGGCTAAATTGCAAGCGATAATTACATGGTTGAAGATGTTTGGAAGTAAGCCATAGTATTTGCTAAAGATATTAAACCGCTCTTTTAAACTTTCGCGGTGTTTTTTCTTGCTCATGCCACCAACCAGGTATTTAGCTACATAACGGTGTACATTCACAATATTCGAGGCCTTTTTAGCTGCTTTAATAATCCAATCGATATCTGAACTGTATTTATAATTTAAATCGTAAGGCACAATAATGCTGCGGCGGATATAAATGGCCTGATGACTGATATTCATACCATATTTAAAACTGGTCCAGTCAAATTTTTCGGGAGCCTCGTGCCTTCTGCGGCCTAAACTTTCCCAGTTATCATTATACATTTCGGTTTCGCCATAATAAATATCCGCCCCGGCGAACTGGTAAAAACGTCCTCCACTGTATGCTGGTCATATAGCTCATCGCCAGAGTTCATAAATAGCACGTAATCACCCGTGGCAATTGCTAGGCCCTTGTTCATGGCATCATAAATACCCTTGTCGGGCTCAGATACGATTTTCGAAACCTGGTTCTTATACTGTTCAACCACCTGAAGTGTTCCATCAGTTGAAGCACCATCAATTACGATATATTCTATTTTTTTATAAGTCTGGTTTAAAACAGATTTTAAGGTGCGTTCAATATCACGAACGTTATTGTACACAATGGTAATGACAGTTAACTTTGGCAAGGGTTGGGTTTTTGGATTGGAGTAAATTTAATAAAGATTGTGTAATTTTTGTTTACTGTCAGCGAAAATGAAATTGACCAAACATTTTGAATGGATTCAGGTTAAAAGCTAAGCTGAAAGGTAATTTCTAGCGGTTATTTCGGCTGTAAATCAATCAAAGTTTCATACAAATGAATGTGTTCTGCAGCAATTACTTCTTCCGAAAAATCGGTAAGGATGCTTAACCGTGCAGCTTTTTGAATCTCATCTTTATTGGGGCGGTGGTAAAGCCATTCAATACCATTGGCTAGATCTTCGGCATTCTGGTATTCGGCCAGGTAACCGTTTTGCATGTGTTTAACCATATCCGGAATGCCACCTGTAGTAAAAGCCACCACCGGAGTGGCACAGGCCAGGCTTTCCATTACGGTGTTGGGCAGATTA is drawn from Pedobacter sp. HDW13 and contains these coding sequences:
- a CDS encoding glycosyltransferase, translated to MPKLTVITIVYNNVRDIERTLKSVLNQTYKKIEYIVIDGASTDGTLQVVEQYKNQVSKIVSEPDKGIYDAMNKGLAIATGDYVLFMNSGDELYDQHTVEDVFTSSPGRIFIMAKPKCIMITGKV
- a CDS encoding type 1 glutamine amidotransferase domain-containing protein, which gives rise to MGRLSNRIIAVLSERGFEEVELTEPVKRLKEEGATVHIISSKSGKIKAWNHDHWSIEIDVDKTISEANADDYNGLLLPGGVINPDQLRVNADALAFVKSFFVGGKPVAAICHGPQTLINADVVQGRKMTSVKNISQDLINAGALWSDEEVVVDQGLVTSRTPEDLPAFNDKIVEEFAEGVHEGQHA
- a CDS encoding lysophospholipid acyltransferase family protein, yielding MLNKGLSYLGIFFLNMLSLLPLFVLYRLADFFYVLIFYVFGYRRKVVKENLINAFPEKSIAEIKGIEKKFYKFLASLFIEVIKMKSISKKELNKRVVFKNADLVEAYLKNNESVIFCSSHYGNYEWVCMAIGLNFSGEHYPIYKPLSSEAFDNWFIKMRSRFGNHMVSMRQTLRSIQATKNEATMFTFGSDQAPTREDSSYWTTFLNQESAIQLGVEKIAKKTNRPVFYLKINYLKRGYYEVDCVPICLNPATTVEFEITELHTRFLEDMIRDTPPYWLWSHRRWKYKREDSGPRAEVKGRNLEV
- a CDS encoding serine hydrolase → MKTIKKILLIFIYAFFLSLFGLFVWRPYLLKVIKYRTPGAETYKIFPQELVHKSDSAFHFIRPTTQRNDLDTLHVLDGKNQSVTLKEYLKNGSINAFLVIRNDSVLYERYDKGYSDSTLTTIFSGAKSMISIMIGQALNEGKIRHLNDKVTDYIPELKTNRAFKQITLKNLIDMKSGLDFQDAVGGVLKAFFSDEAKYYYTDDVQAELMKVKLVNKPGTVWKYKSIDPILLGWVLKKATGQSVAEYFESHVWKKIGAEYNATWGLDRVNGITNTASRFQVTAIDWAKIGRLYLNKGKYNSQQLVPEDWVNQSVNIGTEKPASAKGWQQSAHHYLWWIPQAGENGDYAAEGMLGQRLYIDPKTNTIIVQFADHGAGNYPYRKISRYLSGLPFSYPKL